The DNA region CAACTGTTCTACCTCACGCTCAACGTCTTGACGCAGTATGCCTGCATTCGGGGCGTCAACCTCTTGGCTGCAGCTAGCTCGGCTCTGACAGTGACAATTGTTCTCAACATTCGCAAGTTGATCAGTCTGTTGTTGAGTATATGGCTCTTTGGAAACCGGCTGGCGTTTGGAACGCTGATAGGAGCCTGTATTGTATTTTTCGCAGGAGGACTGTACTCTTTGGACGGAAAGCGGAAGCCGCCTAGCAGGAGGGGCACCGCGCCGACCAAATCCTGAGGAGCTGCTTTGTGAGCAAGCCCCAGTTGTAGATATTACCTGATACAAACATGGTAGGCCCCATATAGGGCCGAGATTTCCACTTGTTCACCTTCCCAGTTGGGCGCAACAGCCACCACTTAGCATTCCTGGTTGGATGCCATGTGACTGATACCGAGAAACAACATTGTTTCGGGCCGGTGCTTGTGAGCATGAGTCCGCCCGGAAGGCGCCGTGCCCCTTCTCCCAGTGGGACCCTGAACGTTCCAATCCAGGGGTTCCCGCGGCGGCTGGGGTCGGTATGCATGCTTGCTAAGCCGCTAGAACAAAGAGCTTCTTAGCTGAGCTTGGCAGGCGATTAGCGCCTCGCCCTGGTACGTCATGCCTTGCCTTATCGCTAAAACGATAGGTGAAAAGTGTCAGAGCccaagaagggagaggactTCGTTGAGGGGGCGGTGACTCAACCAAGACATTGGTCCTGATGGGCGCCTGTATATATTATCCAACCAACGGCTGGAGCTGAGCACTCAAGAAGCTGGTTTGGATTTGGAAAAACAGCCAGTCAAAAGTCAGTCAAGAGTGTGCGGTATCTAATTATTTTTTGTGCTTTCTACCCCTCCTTTTTGCCCACGATCAGCCTCAACGATGTGCCGTAAGTTTGTCTCTACATTTGCTACCTAGGAATGCTTCTTACCACGCCTCGCTGTTGCTCTGGGCTCTGTCAGTCCTGCGTTTGCCAACCGCTCAAAATGCCAACTTGAGTGTGACCTGTCTACGCGCGTGGAACAGCCGGTTAATGCAGTGAACAGAACACTCATTCTCGCATGACCCGTCGTCAAACTCGACGTCGCCCAGGTTTGCAGCTACACAAATGCCGGCCAACGATTCGGACGACGAGGAGTACACCCGGCACGGGCAGAGTGACACGGAATCCGACGGTTTGCTCGAACAACACGAACATGGCCGCTCTCACGGGGCACCCGATTCACTTGCCCAAAGTCCTGGTTCGGATGGCCACGTCCGCAGGGCGGATGATGCagagctcgaggagggcATGCTTCCCCGAGACATGCCCCATAAGACCGCCTTTTTCGACCTCGTTGCCGAACGCCAAATGACACAGTCAGAGGCCAAACTGTTCTACCAGCGAAGCCAGACGGACAGCCGCACCATGCAGACGCAAACACAGACCCAGTTCTCCCCTCAGGGAAGCCCATTGCTTTCTTCGGGGACGTCTCACACCTTGGGCAATATCGATACCGCGCTGGGCCAGAACCCCGCGCACAACGCCAGCGGGATCAGGCTTTCAGACCTCGACCCGGCGATCCTGCCCGAATCTGGATATGAGCCTCCCCTCAGCGCAGCGAGGCGCGATCCGAGTCACTTTGGCTTGAGCAGCCTTCCAAGCCGCGGTAGCTTCACCAATCTCAACAACGCCGCGGGCGCTCCCGGGAATCAAATCGACCCAGCGGTTCAGCAGCAGATGCTCCTTAACACGGGCGCTGTTGCGGGTATCGGAAGCAGCACCTACATGGACGCGGACCCTCAGATCACAGCGGAATTGAGCACCATATTCCAAAGGATCCAGAACATTTTGAATATTCGTCACAGATACATCAGCCTATCTAATCAAGGCCCCGAGGACAATCCCAAAGATGACCCTAGCTGGCCCATCTACCCGCCGCCCCCAGAGCCAGCGTGGAGCGAGGAGAGAGACAAGGCTGGCCGGAGCACAAAGGCTCAGAACAGCGCCTACAACAGCATGGCTAATAGCATGGTTCTGAGCATGGACAAAGATAAGCAGCGTTCCAGCGACCAATCTTTCGATATTCCCGACACTCCCCAAAAGCCATATAGGAGTAAGCGGAAGCCCGGGCAGGATATTGGCGAGGATTTCGACATGGATGACTTGCTACCCCTCCCGGGTCCGAGCGAGATGACATACCGACTTGATGACAACGGCGTCTACCAGGTGTATGAGACCGAGGAGGCGAGCAAAACAAATTCGCCTGTCATCAAGGTGCCTACCATCAAAGAGTACTACCTTGATCTCGACGAGATTTCGAGCGTGTCATCGGACGGCCCCAGCAAGAGCTTTGCCTTCCGGCGGTTGCAGTATCTGGAGGGCAAGTTCAACCTCTATCAGCTGTTGAACGAGTACCAGGAGACCGCCGACAGCAAAAAGGTGCCTCACCGTGACTTTTACAACGTCAGAAAGGTGGACACGCACGTTCACCACTCTGCTTGTATGAACCAGAAGCATCTGCTGCGGTTCATCAAGAGCAAAATGAAGAAGTTTCCGGACGAGATCGTTTTGTACAGAGATGGCAAGCATTTGACACTGGCGGAGGTGTTTGAAAGTATCAACCTCACGGCCTATGATTTGAGTATCGACACGCTGGACATGCACGCCCACAAGGACTCCTTCCACCGGTTCGACAAGTTCAACCTCAAGTACAACCCTATTGGCGAATCTCGACTGCGTACCATCTTCTTGAAGACGGACAACTTTATCAATGGTCGTTACCTGGCTGAGATCACCAAAGAGGTCATCTCCGATTTGGAGTCGAGCAAGTACCAGATGGTGGAATGGCGCATTTCCATCTACGGACGGTCGCTTGACGAGTGGGACAAACTTGCGGCTTGGGTTATTGACAACAAGCTCTTCTCTCACAATGTCCGGTGGCTCATTCAGATCCCTCGCCTGTATGATGTGTACAAGGCTAGCGATTTGATGGGTAATTTCGAACAAGTGGTTGTGAATATCTTCCGGCCTCTGTTTGAAGTCACAAAAGACCCAAATAGTCACCCCAAACTCCACGTCTTCCTGCAAAGAGTCATTGGATTCGATAGTGTCGATGACGAAAGCAAGGTCGAGAGGAGGTTATTCAAGAAGTTTCCAGTCCCTCGGGTGTGGGATAGCAAGCAGAATCCTCCTTACAGCTACTGGATCTACTATCTGTTCGCCAACATGACCTCGCTGAACGTCTGGCGCAAGAGGCGGGGCTTCAACACCTTTGTTCTCCGACCGCACTGCGGCGAAGCAGGTGACAGCGAGCAtcttgctgccgctgccctCTGTTGCCACAGCATCAGTCACGGACTGCTTCTCCGGAAGGTTCCCTTGCTGCAGTACATTTTCTATCTCGAACAGATCGGCATCGCCATGTCGCCCCTCAGCAACAacgccttgttcttggcctACGAAAGGAACCCCTTCTACCAGTACTTCAAACGTGGATTGAACGTGTCGTTGTCAACCGACGACCCGCTTCAGTTTGCCTTTACCAAGGAACCGTTGATTGAGGAGTACGCTGTCGCGGCGCAGATTTACAAGCTGAGCCCGGTCGATATGTGCGAGCTGGCTAAGAACTCTGTCAAGCAGAGCGGCTACGAGTACTCGGTGAAGCAGCAGTGGTTAGGGCCCAACTTCAACATTCCGGGTGCTCGGGGCAACATGGTGAAGACCAACGTACCTGATAGAAGAGAGGAGTTCCGGTACCGCACTCTAATGGAGGAGCGCAGAATGTGAGTTTTGTGCCTTGTTTGGATGCTCAAAGTTTGTGTTGAGACTGACCTGTTGCTGTCAGGGTGGAGAGATACACATCGATCGCTGAAAATGCGGCTGCTGTGGATGCCGCCGCGCAGAGCGTGGCGTCCCTTGCAATGCCCTCCAAGAATACTGTCACGGCGGATTCCAAGCAACAGAGCCATGCGCCATCTCCCGCCTCGCAAGCTCAGGGCCCGAACATTATTGGTAAGTCCGCCAGGGTTGAGACCGGTAGCCCGGCAGTTAGCGCACAATCCCAGGTCTTTTCAAGCCCAGTAACGGCTTCCCCATTGACGGTTTCCGGCTCGGAGGAACACATTTCAGGTCATGAGCCGAGATACTTCCCGGGAGTTGTTTCgcggaggcggcgggatAGCACAAGGCAGAGCTCGATGCATGAGAGTGACGACGCTGCGCTGCGGAAGGTGTCTTCTAAGAGAGATGCTTCCAAGGAGGGGCGCGGTAACTAGGGAAATTTCCGAGCTTGGCTTCGGGAACCATCTGGATAAATATTAAGAAAGGTCTGGATAGATAGAGAATTTGATGAATCTCAAAGCAACGGTCCCATCATGTTTGGACCATGTTTACATCGTCCGGTGTTCAGGGGCGACCgttcacccccctttttccaaAGGGTTCCAGACCCGTGGAAGAGCACGTGGCGCTCTGTTTAAATGCCCCCACCCACTTTCAGCAGACGGGATCAACGCCAGCTGCCAGGCAGGGACTGACAGTGCGTTATCTAAGGCTGACTGCCAGGCTGCACAGAGACAGGAAAGAGAAGGCTGCCCGGGCGGACTCCTGCACATGTATGTGTTAAGTGAATTCTGCTATGAGACGTCAGCTTTTCACTCGTCCTAGACAAACCTAGACCATGTGCATACCTATCTACACAATTGCGTTTTTAACGTTACGCCTTCCTGCAGGCACATCTTCAACTCCTGTCCAGTCTAGCCTTTGAAACATATTGGGAATAGCCCGGCCAATTTCCCCCGGTCCGCCGAGCAATAGCTTCTGGGTCCCCATTCATTCAATCATCTCTCGACCACCTCCTTTTGCATGTTATTGTTTTCGTAACCAACTTATCCGACTTTTTTTTGATTATCCCAGGACGACAAGAGGGAGAGAGTGAGGGAGAAAGGTTTggacggagaagaagcaccaccaccggcggaAGAGCGAGCCATTTGTGGGCAAAAGACCACACGCTCGCGCCTTTTCGGTCCACTTTCCGGGGCAACGCCCACGTTTGTCCACTTTCCCATTCGCATTCGATTCGTCCGCCTGTTGCAACAGTCCAGCGTTCTCTCTGGAAGCGCCAAGTCCACTGGCTTCGGCTACAGCCCAACGTCAACAGTCAACAGTCAACAGTCAACAGTCAAGGAAAAACCAGCCAGCAGAGGGAAATCTACTGTTGCATCAACCTTTCCCCGCGCGCGCGCAGTGCCCTTCGCCGCCTGTGACGGCAACAACCCATTTTCCAACAACGCCGTGAACCCCCTTTCCGAATGCTTCGTACCATTGACCATCTCGACCGATAGCGCGCGGCACCCCgctccacccccccccttaaCGATCGATCCAGCTCGAGTTACGAAGACTGCGGCAGCAATGGGGTTCCTTGGTGTGTACAAGGCCCTGTACGACTACACTCCCCAGGCGGAGGGGGAACTGTCAATCACCGAGGGCGACGTTCTGTATGTGTTGGAAAAGAGCACGGATGATGACTGGtggaaggccaagaagaaggctacggccgaggatgaggatgagccGGTTGGCTTGATCCCGAATAACTACATCGAGGAGGTACGTCACGTCGGAGCATTGGAGGGTACTTGGCCATTCTTTGGTCTCGCTGATACGAGGTGTACAATGGCTGCAGGTAAAACCGGAAAGCAAGGCTCGCGCGCTGTATGAATACACCAGGCAAACCGACGAGGAGCTGTCCTTCCCCGAGGAGACCCAGCTCGACGTTTACGATACTACTGACCCGGATTGGATTTTGGTAGGGTACCAAGGAGATTTCGGGTTCGCGCCGGCCAACTACATTGAGATTGCGGCTGGTGGAcaaaagcaggaggaggccgcACCGTCCATCCCAACTCCGCCTCCGCTTCCCGTCAGGACGCCGAGCGATGCCGCACCCAGCCCCGCCCTTCCCCCGAGACCCCCATCGGAGCCGGCCAGCCCGGCTTCGCCTCCTGTCGCGCCGAACCCAGCCAGCATGATTGCGGGTATGATGGCTGCTCGAGGAGGTCATACCCCCGCGCCATTGGACCTCCAGCCATCTGGACAACGGCAtgttgctgaagaagaagaaggacaggaGGTCAAATCGCCACCTCTTCCGACCCGGCCGCGTGGTGATTCTCAGGTCTCGGAGCCTGCCCGCTCGGCGCCTGCTTCGGGCGGTCTGAAGACACACGGGTTCCGTGACAGTGATCGCATCGACCGCTATAGCGACTCTGTTCCTCAGACTCCAAACACGGCACCACTCACCCCTGGCGACTTTCACATGTATAACATTAATGAAATGGTCTCGGTgatgggcaagaagaagaagatgccTACTACTCTGGGCATCAACCTTCGGACTGGCATCATCTTGATTGCCCCCGAACATGCTTCGGACGGCCCATCGCAGGAGTGGACGGCGAACTTGATGACGCATTATTCTCGGGAAGGCAAGCACGTCTTTATGGAGCTGGTCAAACCAAGCAAGAGCATCGACTTTCATGCGGGCGCAAAGGACACCGCAGAAGAGATTGTTGCGATGCTTGGGGAGCTGGCCGGGGCCGTGCGTGCTGAGGGACTGATGGAGATTGTCAAAGCCACCAAGGGGAGCAAGGTGCCTCAGCAGAAGACCGGCGTTGTTTTGTACGATTTCTTGGCccagggcgaggacgaggttacggttgggattggtgatgaggttATCATCTTGGACGACACCAAGAGCGAGGAGTGGTGGATGGTCCGCAGGGTTAAGAACCAGTTGGAAGGCGTCGTTCCGAGCAGCTACATTGAAGTCACCGGCATGCTCGACACTCCGGTTCCGACATCGGCTTCCGGTATCAACGCGGGCCGGTCGACCATCGAGCAGAAccggctggaggaggcgagatTGACGAAGGAGGCGCTCAAGGCGGCGAAgcgggaggagagaaaggaaagggaggggagaagtTCAGAGGTAGGCCCTGGATTGCGTTTGCCCGAGCGAAGTAGTAGTTTGTCTCAGGCCAGAAATGGTAACACTGTGGGACAACAGCACTCCAGCAGACGCGAGAACGGAGCCTCGGGTTCGTCGAAATCGAAGGATGGGAGCGTCAAGTCGAGTAAGTTTCTTGTGATCTATGGGGTTTGAAGACCGCTCGCTGACCATCCTCTTTACTGCAAGAACCCGACCCGGCCAAGGTGCGGACGTGGACGGATCGGTCAAAGTCTTTTACCGTCGACGCTCAGTTCCTCGGGGTGaaggatggcaagctcaACTTGCACAAGGTGAACGGTGTCAGGATCGCGGTACCCATCGCCAAGATGTCGATTACGGATCTGGAATATGTCGAGCAGATCACCGGCATCTCGCTCGACGAAGACAAGCCCCTTTCCGatctcaagaagaaggctgccgccGAGAATGCTCGCAGTGGACgttcctcgtcttccaagACCAAGGTCGGAGCGTCTATTGAGCCAAAGAAGTCCACTTACGATTGGTTCCAGTTTTTCCTGGACTGCGACATCCAACCTCAGTCCTGCGAACGGTACTGTCAAGCGTTCGAAAGGGACTCCATGGATGAGAGCGTGCTGCCAGACGTGAATGCTACGGTGTTGAGGAAATTGGGATTCAAAGAAGGTGATATCATCAAGGTTATGCGATACCTGGATACGAAGTATGCCCGAGGCAAGGGTAgtgttggcgatgatgagtctggtggtggtttgttctCGGGTCCTGGGGGCGCTCTCCGAAACAACACCAGAAAGGGACGGCCAGCCCCACCAGTGGAAACTAACAACGTTGTTGATCCTAATGCCTTTAAGAAGGATGGTAGCGGTGCCGAGCCCAAGTCGGCGTCTCCCACCACTGCGACAGGACCGGCAGCTGCAGCGGCCGCTCCAAGCAAACCCGCAGGTGGATTCGATGACGATGCTTGGGATGTGAAGCCTTCCAAGACTCCCGAACCAGCTCCGGCAGCGAAGGCACCTGAACCCGCACCGGCTCCCGTTGCGGCTCCTGCGCCAGCCcctgctcccgctcccgctcccgccccCGCTCCCGCGCCCAGTACGGCCAAGCTCACGGGTTCGATGCAGGAACTGTCATTGCTCTCTCAGCCATTAGTTCCAGAACAGGTTcagcctccaccagctcctcctgcttTGGACTTCTCGCCTGCTCCCACCGCTGCCGCAGTTGCCCCGGTTCCAGCTCCCGCGCAAGTTCCACAGCCTACCGGCGCGACCCCTGGCTTTTTTGGTGGTCTGCAAGCTCCCGTTGTCAACGGACAGCCGCTCACTCAGCAGCTCCCGCAAAACATTGCCCGTGCTAGACCTGTGGCACCTCAGTATACCCAGGGTCAAGGCGGTTTGatcgctcctcctcctccgtctcgaCCACTATCAGCTCCTCAGACGGCTCAACCCAGTCAATTcgcgccaccaccactccagCCCCAGATGACGGGCTTCCAGACACAAGTCGCGCCCCCGGGTCAGAGCCTAGCCGAGATCAGCCAGCAGCGGATGCAGCAGCAATACGCCGCCCAAATGCaagcccaacagcagcagatgCAGCCTCAAATGACGGGGATGCAGCCTCAAATGACGGGGATGCAGCCCATGATGCAGCCCATGATGACGGGTATTCCTGCTCAGCCAACAGGTTTCCAGCCTGTTCCGGCGGGGCCGTTCATGTCACAACCCACGGGCATGGCACCACCCATGCAGCCGATGCAGATGCAGCCTACcgggtttggtgttggtgggttCGGACAGCCGCCGGTTCAGCAACAGCCTTTTGCTCCTGGTGGCGGGCTGCCCATGCCGTTGCAGCCTCAGCAGACGGGTATGAGTGTGCTGCAGCCGCAGATGACGGGATTGACTGGGTTTGGGACAACGGGGAGTCCAGTGGGTGGGGGATTGGCGGCGCCGATGCAGCCTTTGATGCCGCAGAAGACGGGgccgccaccgccggtgAGATTCGGGGTGCAGCCTGATGCGAAGAAGTTGGCGCCGCAGGCTACCGGACGGAGGGCGAATTTGGCTGCAGCTagtaagtttttttttatttatttttttagtttttttGAACCTAGATTACCATGAAGCGATGAAAATGCTGACGCGTTAATAGCACCGGATAATCCGTTTGGGTTTTAATTACAGTttgtgaggggggttgggatgggtggtAATGTGAATAGAGGGTGGCCAGGGGGATGTACGGGGGGAAgttggtgggttgaggaggggttagaaggggtggttgttggaagagaagggggcTGTTGTTTGTGTTGTATTGAGTTGTGTGGGTTGTCTctggctgtggttgttgtgggcTGAAGCGATGCAACCGATTTTACTATATCTATTTTTTGCTTTTTATTATTCAATGCGTTGTTTTTCTTCGAGTAGAACTGCTTGTTGTACTGTGCCATGCAAAATATTTTGGTTCTAGTATAGCGTGCGTGGGAAAAGGGGTAAACaacagagaagaaggggtaACTGTACGTACACCTAGGGCGACTTCGCAGCATCAGTTGAGAGGACGACAGGGAAATATATGTTAGTAAACTTTGGGAACCGTTTTGAGAAGTCCATGGGTAGTGAGTGTGTGATTTGGGACGTGTGACCATCTTTGGGAATGAGACGCCGTTTATACAATTCTTTCAAGGCGCGGTTCAgcatggtggtggcagctACCTATCTTGTCCACGTCGTGGGACCTCAACCCAAGGCAGAGATCATACGATAACCAACATATAcctcctttttcctcttctctaCTTTCTCACAAGTTTAGAACATCACGTACCTCGGCATCTTGACCTGAAGGAGGCCCAGCAAGGTCATGGTCAAAGCGGTCCACATTTCAGCCCCAACCTGGTTGAGCTAGAAGCGACATCTGACCCAAGTCTCAGAATGACGTTTACCCACCAAGTGCCCGCGTGACGGGACGGAAAGCTACCTGGTGTGGAAGTTACTCTGGCACCCCGCTGGAGGGTTGCACTTGGATACCTTGTAGAGAGTACTTGAAATTGTGTGACAGATGGGGCAAAGCAGAGGTAGAGGGTA from Podospora pseudoanserina strain CBS 124.78 chromosome 1, whole genome shotgun sequence includes:
- the AMD1 gene encoding AMP deaminase (BUSCO:EOG09260BYL; EggNog:ENOG503NU92; COG:F), with translation MPANDSDDEEYTRHGQSDTESDGLLEQHEHGRSHGAPDSLAQSPGSDGHVRRADDAELEEGMLPRDMPHKTAFFDLVAERQMTQSEAKLFYQRSQTDSRTMQTQTQTQFSPQGSPLLSSGTSHTLGNIDTALGQNPAHNASGIRLSDLDPAILPESGYEPPLSAARRDPSHFGLSSLPSRGSFTNLNNAAGAPGNQIDPAVQQQMLLNTGAVAGIGSSTYMDADPQITAELSTIFQRIQNILNIRHRYISLSNQGPEDNPKDDPSWPIYPPPPEPAWSEERDKAGRSTKAQNSAYNSMANSMVLSMDKDKQRSSDQSFDIPDTPQKPYRSKRKPGQDIGEDFDMDDLLPLPGPSEMTYRLDDNGVYQVYETEEASKTNSPVIKVPTIKEYYLDLDEISSVSSDGPSKSFAFRRLQYLEGKFNLYQLLNEYQETADSKKVPHRDFYNVRKVDTHVHHSACMNQKHLLRFIKSKMKKFPDEIVLYRDGKHLTLAEVFESINLTAYDLSIDTLDMHAHKDSFHRFDKFNLKYNPIGESRLRTIFLKTDNFINGRYLAEITKEVISDLESSKYQMVEWRISIYGRSLDEWDKLAAWVIDNKLFSHNVRWLIQIPRLYDVYKASDLMGNFEQVVVNIFRPLFEVTKDPNSHPKLHVFLQRVIGFDSVDDESKVERRLFKKFPVPRVWDSKQNPPYSYWIYYLFANMTSLNVWRKRRGFNTFVLRPHCGEAGDSEHLAAAALCCHSISHGLLLRKVPLLQYIFYLEQIGIAMSPLSNNALFLAYERNPFYQYFKRGLNVSLSTDDPLQFAFTKEPLIEEYAVAAQIYKLSPVDMCELAKNSVKQSGYEYSVKQQWLGPNFNIPGARGNMVKTNVPDRREEFRYRTLMEERRMVERYTSIAENAAAVDAAAQSVASLAMPSKNTVTADSKQQSHAPSPASQAQGPNIIGKSARVETGSPAVSAQSQVFSSPVTASPLTVSGSEEHISGHEPRYFPGVVSRRRRDSTRQSSMHESDDAALRKVSSKRDASKEGRGN
- the SLA1 gene encoding cytoskeletal protein binding protein (EggNog:ENOG503NXRA; COG:Z; BUSCO:EOG09261404); the protein is MGFLGVYKALYDYTPQAEGELSITEGDVLYVLEKSTDDDWWKAKKKATAEDEDEPVGLIPNNYIEEVKPESKARALYEYTRQTDEELSFPEETQLDVYDTTDPDWILVGYQGDFGFAPANYIEIAAGGQKQEEAAPSIPTPPPLPVRTPSDAAPSPALPPRPPSEPASPASPPVAPNPASMIAGMMAARGGHTPAPLDLQPSGQRHVAEEEEGQEVKSPPLPTRPRGDSQVSEPARSAPASGGLKTHGFRDSDRIDRYSDSVPQTPNTAPLTPGDFHMYNINEMVSVMGKKKKMPTTLGINLRTGIILIAPEHASDGPSQEWTANLMTHYSREGKHVFMELVKPSKSIDFHAGAKDTAEEIVAMLGELAGAVRAEGLMEIVKATKGSKVPQQKTGVVLYDFLAQGEDEVTVGIGDEVIILDDTKSEEWWMVRRVKNQLEGVVPSSYIEVTGMLDTPVPTSASGINAGRSTIEQNRLEEARLTKEALKAAKREERKEREGRSSEHSSRRENGASGSSKSKDGSVKSKPDPAKVRTWTDRSKSFTVDAQFLGVKDGKLNLHKVNGVRIAVPIAKMSITDLEYVEQITGISLDEDKPLSDLKKKAAAENARSGRSSSSKTKVGASIEPKKSTYDWFQFFLDCDIQPQSCERYCQAFERDSMDESVLPDVNATVLRKLGFKEGDIIKVMRYLDTKYARGKGSVGDDESGGGLFSGPGGALRNNTRKGRPAPPVETNNVVDPNAFKKDGSGAEPKSASPTTATGPAAAAAAPSKPAGGFDDDAWDVKPSKTPEPAPAAKAPEPAPAPVAAPAPAPAPAPAPAPAPAPSTAKLTGSMQELSLLSQPLVPEQVQPPPAPPALDFSPAPTAAAVAPVPAPAQVPQPTGATPGFFGGLQAPVVNGQPLTQQLPQNIARARPVAPQYTQGQGGLIAPPPPSRPLSAPQTAQPSQFAPPPLQPQMTGFQTQVAPPGQSLAEISQQRMQQQYAAQMQAQQQQMQPQMTGMQPMMQPMMTGIPAQPTGFQPVPAGPFMSQPTGMAPPMQPMQMQPTGFGVGGFGQPPVQQQPFAPGGGLPMPLQPQQTGMSVLQPQMTGLTGFGTTGSPVGGGLAAPMQPLMPQKTGPPPPVRFGVQPDAKKLAPQATGRRANLAAATPDNPFGF